ATATCAGCGTATTTACCCACTTCAATTGTCCCGAGCTTATCGCTCATGCCAATTAAGTCTGCGCCGTTAACAGTGGCAGATTTTAAAATATCTGCGGGCGTCATCCCCGCCTGATACATCAGTACCGCTTCTTGGGCATTAGTACCGTGTTTTGATACCCCACTGTCGGTACCAAAGGCGATGTTAACCCCCGCTTTATAGGAGCGAGTAAAATTATCAAGCATGTCTCCGCCTACCTTTATCGCTTTAGCCTTAACCGCTTCAGGCATAAAATTAGATGTATGTGCCATATCAACCACAGTGGCACCTGCAAGCAGTGTCGGGACCAAATACGCACCGGTTTTCTTAAACAGCTTAATCGATTCTTCATCCGCATAACTTCCATGCTCAACACTATCAACCCCCGCTCTTAGCGCGGCATTAATACCCGCCGCAGCATGTGCGTGACTCGCCACTTTTCTACCCAGTGCATGCGCTGTCTCAACGATCTCTTTTAGCTCATTATCTGTCATCTGCTGACCCGTGCCAGTGCTGGTGTTGGATAACACACCGCCAGTCGAGGCCACTTTAATCGCATCAGCGCCATACTTAATGGCTTTGCGAGTCATCTTGCGGCATTCAAAAGGACCATCACATAGCATTTTAGATGATTTCATCGCCAATAGATCTGGTGCCATGCCATCGGCATCTAAGTGGCCGCCAGTAATCGAGATCCCAGCGGCAGCAATAATCCGTGGCCCTTCTATCCAGCCTTTTTCTACACCATCACGTAGCGCATACATCTGCTCAGGTTCGCTTAAAAGGTCTCGCACAGTCGTAAAACCAGACATTAAAGTCGTCTTTGCGTAATGCACACTTTTCATAGCGACATCAGCATCAGACAACTTCACGGTGTCAGCGGTATTATCAGGTCCGAGTTCCATCTGTAAATGCACATGCATATCCATTAAACCGGGCATCACAAAATAGCTGGAAAGATCTATAAGTGTTGCATCGCTCGCAAAGGAAGATGCAGGTAGTAAGCCTTTTTTAACCGTGGTAATCACACCATCTTCAACCACAACAGTATAGTTTTTTAATGGCGCTTGCCCCGGTATAGATAGTAACTCTCCAGCATGAATAACCTGAGTGTTCGCCATTACGGATTGACTTAGCAAAGCTGATACAG
The Shewanella sp. KX20019 DNA segment above includes these coding regions:
- a CDS encoding amidohydrolase family protein, with amino-acid sequence MAVSALLSQSVMANTQVIHAGELLSIPGQAPLKNYTVVVEDGVITTVKKGLLPASSFASDATLIDLSSYFVMPGLMDMHVHLQMELGPDNTADTVKLSDADVAMKSVHYAKTTLMSGFTTVRDLLSEPEQMYALRDGVEKGWIEGPRIIAAAGISITGGHLDADGMAPDLLAMKSSKMLCDGPFECRKMTRKAIKYGADAIKVASTGGVLSNTSTGTGQQMTDNELKEIVETAHALGRKVASHAHAAAGINAALRAGVDSVEHGSYADEESIKLFKKTGAYLVPTLLAGATVVDMAHTSNFMPEAVKAKAIKVGGDMLDNFTRSYKAGVNIAFGTDSGVSKHGTNAQEAVLMYQAGMTPADILKSATVNGADLIGMSDKLGTIEVGKYADIIATDASPLQDIEQLLDVDFVMKAGKVYKQ